The DNA region AGCGGAAATGCCAATGCCTGCACTGGTGAAGATGGTTATTCCGATGCTCTTTCTATGGCTGAAACAACTTCACAGGCTCTAGGATTGTCTCCGGAAGAAGTTATTGTAGCTTCAACTGGTGTAATCGGAGTTCCCATGCCTATGGATACAATAACTTCAGGAATTGGAATGGCTTGTGAGGCTCTATCCTATGAAGGTGGCGAAGATGCCGCTAAAGCTATTATGACCACGGATACAACCGAGAAAATAATTACGGTGGAATTCAATCTTGGGTCTAAGGCGGCTAAAATTAGTGCTATGGCAAAAGGTTCTGGTATGATACATCCCAATATGGGAACTATGCTAAGTTTTTTGGCAACGGATGCCAACATCTCAAAAGCAATGCTAAATAAGGCATTAAAGGAAAGTGTTGAAGACTCTTATAATATGGTATCTGTAGATGGAGACACCAGCACTAATGATATGGTGGTAATACTTGCTAATGGAGCCTGTGAAAATACTCTTATTGACACTGAAGATGAGAATTATAATATTTTTAAAAAGGCTCTTCATTTCGTAAATGTGGAGATTGCAAAGATGATTGCAGGAGATGGGGAAGGTGCTACAAAATTAATTGAAACTAATGTCTATAATGCACGTTCTTTAAAGGATGCTAAAATCTGTGCAAAGGCTGTTATAACTTCAAGCCTTGTAAAAGCTGCTTTTTTTGGTGCTGATGCTAACTGGGGAAGAATCATATGCGCCTTAGGCTACAGTGGTGCAGAACTTGACGTAAATGAAATCAACATATTCTTTAGCAACAGTGTTGGCAAGATTCAAATATGCCAAAAGGGTGGTAATATAGATTTTGATGAAACCGCAGCAAAGAAAATATTAGAGCAGGAAAAAATAACTGTTACCATAGATTTAAATGACGGTAACTATAATGCTACTGCTTGGGGCTGCGATTTAACTTATGATTACGTTAAAATAAATGGTTCTTACAGAAGCTAGGAATCTAAGTATTATATAAGAAGATGGCGAACTAAAATCGGAAAAATTGCACCCTTGGGGAGTGTAAATATTACCATTTATTAGTTCGCTCTTTCTCACTATTCCGTATTAATCAAATCCCCATCCTATCAAATATTGAATCTCTTCATAAAATTATTTATAGTTGAAACTAAAATTATCACTGCCCTATTTCCCTTGTCTATATCCTCTAAGATACTTGTACCATTGCAATATTGAATAAACTCAAAAATACTCCAGTTTATCCATGGTTTATTTATATCTACTTTAAAATCGTTTTTCCTTTGAGGAAAAATAAGCCTTAACTCCTCATAATTACTGTCTTCATATCTCATATCGGAACTGTATTTATATATGAACTCGCAAGCTTTTTTATAAGCTGCATACTTTTTATCTTGATTACATTTTACCCAGGCAATTATTAACATAGCTCTTACAAATAAATCTTTTTCCTTTAATCTTTCAATTAGGCCCATAACCTTATTTTCGCTGCAAAGCCTATATAGAAAAAAAATTTTAACTTTTAGATCCAAGCCACTCCATTTTTTAAGTAGTTTGTTTTCTTCTAAATAAAATAATATATTTATTTTTTCCTCTATATCTAGAAATTTAAATACATTATCCCTCTCCTTAAATTCCAGATCCATAGACTCCAAAATTCTTCTCTTTTCTTCTTTATCCAAATTTAAAATTTTAGGAAATAATACCTCTATATCTGAAGCATCAGCATCTTTAAAAAAACTTACTATGATCGGCATATAATATTCTTTTCTACTGCTGAAAACACATGTTTTAATAAGAGTCCCTTCCTTTTCATTTTTTAGTAATTTTACTTTGAGAGCCTGTTCCATATTATTTTTATAATTAACTCCAATTTCAAATGATACAACTGTACCAGGAGTAAGTAATTTAGCTTTACAATGCAAATGATTTCTATTTACATATAAATCTGGCTGATTGTCCCTAAGTATATATCCAAAATCATTTAACTTATGAATTCTAGGGTTAAATCCACCAAACCACTTAATTATACCTACTTCTCTCATAAGTTTCATCTCCCGTTCATAAATATTAAACATTTATCTGCTGGCTATCCCCTCTAATACTCCCAT from Clostridium pasteurianum BC1 includes:
- the argJ gene encoding bifunctional glutamate N-acetyltransferase/amino-acid acetyltransferase ArgJ gives rise to the protein MDLIKILENKTITDVPYFKASGIHCGLKKVKKDLCVIYSEKKAVAAATFTKNKVKAAPILLNMKFIENENTQAIVVNSGNANACTGEDGYSDALSMAETTSQALGLSPEEVIVASTGVIGVPMPMDTITSGIGMACEALSYEGGEDAAKAIMTTDTTEKIITVEFNLGSKAAKISAMAKGSGMIHPNMGTMLSFLATDANISKAMLNKALKESVEDSYNMVSVDGDTSTNDMVVILANGACENTLIDTEDENYNIFKKALHFVNVEIAKMIAGDGEGATKLIETNVYNARSLKDAKICAKAVITSSLVKAAFFGADANWGRIICALGYSGAELDVNEINIFFSNSVGKIQICQKGGNIDFDETAAKKILEQEKITVTIDLNDGNYNATAWGCDLTYDYVKINGSYRS